Within Deltaproteobacteria bacterium GWC2_65_14, the genomic segment GCATCCACATCCTCCTGCACGGCGGCGTTCACGATCATCTCCGGCGTCTGGTGGAGTCCCGTGTAGATCACCTCGAACCCGGCGTCGCGCAGCGCCCGTGCGATGATCTTCGCCCCCCGGTCGTGACCGTCCAGCCCCGGCTTTCCGACCAGGATCCGCACCTTCCGTTTCGGTTTTCCGCTTCCCCTCTTCGTCCGCGTGAGAGCGCTCGCCATGGTTTCCCCCCTGGTTTGGATCAGAACATCGCCGGGTCGGAATAGGTCCCCAGGGTCTCCCGGAACGCGTCGCAGATCTCCCCCAGGGTCACGTATTCCCGCACGGCTTCCAGAATCACCGGCATCAGGTTCTCCGTGGAGCGGGATGCGTCCTTCAGCCGATCCAGGCACTGTCCGGCACGCTTCCCGTTTCGTTTCCTTCGGACCTCCCGCGTGCGGGCCACCTGCTTCCGTTCGACCTCCGGGTCGATCTTGAGCAGGGGGATGGGAGTCTCTCCTTCCATCGTGTAGCAGTTGACCCCCACGACCTTCTTCTCCCCCTTTTCCAGGAGCCGCTGGTAGTGGTAGGAGGCGTCGATGATCTCCCGCTGGGGGTACCCCTTCTTGACCGCCTCGACCATCCCCCCGAGATCGTCGATCTTTTGGATGTAGGCCATCGCTTTCTCTTCCATCCCGTTCGTGAGCCTCTCGACCAGGAAGGAGCCCCCGAGGGGGTCGATCGCGTTCGCCACCCCGGACTCCTCGGCCAGGATCTGCTGGGTCCGCAGGGCGATCGTCACCGCCTGCTCCGACGGAAGCGCCAGCGTCTCGTCCATCGAGTTCGTGTGGAGCGACTGGGTCCCTCCGAGCACGCCCATCAGCCCCTGCAGCGCAACCCGGACGACGTTGTTGAAGGGCTGCTGGGCGGTCAGCGTCACCCCGGCGGTCTGGGTGTGGAACCTGAGCTTCCAGGAGTTCTCGTCCTTCGCCCGGAACCGCTCCCGCATGATCCTCGCCCACATCCGGCGCGCCGCGCGGTACTTCGCGATCTCCTCGAAGAAGTCCATGTGGGCGTTGAAGAAATAGGAAAGCCGGGGAGCGAACTTGTCCACGGGGATTCCGGCTTCGATCCCCGCCTGCACGTAGGCGATCCCGTCGGCGATCGTGAAGGCCAGCTCCTGGACGGCGGTGGATCCCGCCTCGCGGATGTGGTAGCCGCTGATGCTGATGGTGTTCCAGCGGGGGACGTGATCGGCGCAGTAGGCCATGATGTCGGTGATGATCCGCATCGAGGGATCGGGGGGGAAGATCCAGGAGTGCTGGGCGATATACTCCTTCAGGATGTCGTTCTGGATCGTCCCGCCGATCTTCTTGGGGGAGACCCCCTGCTTCTCGGCCACCGCGATGTACATCGCCAGGAGGATCGCGGCGGGGGCGTTGATCGTCATCGAGGTGGTGACCCGGTCCAGCGGGATCCGGTGGAAGAGGATCTCCATGTCCTTCAGGGAATCGACCGCCACGCCGCAGACGCCGACCTCTCCGCGGGCCCGCGGATGATCCGAGTCGTACCCCATCAGCGTGGGGAAGTGGAAGGCGGTGGAGAGCCCGGTCTGCCCTTCCTTCAGAAGGTAGCGGAATCTCGCGTTGGTGTCCTCGGCGGATCCGTAGCCTGCGAACTGCCGCATGGTCCAGAGGCGCCCGCGGTACATGGAGGGCTGGACCCCCCGGGTGTACGGGTACTCCCCGGGGAAGGACAGATCCTTCAGGTAGTCGAAGGTCCCGAGGTCGTCCGGGCCGTACAGCGGTGCGATCTCCTCGTCGGAGACGGTGGAAAATCTCGAAAGGCGCTCCGGGGATTTTCCCAGAACGGGGGAGAGCGTCTCCTTCTCCCACCGCTTCCGCCGCTGTGATGCGCTCCCCATCTTCTTCCGGTCGTACACGGCATCCCCCTCCTTATCGCTCCACCCCTACGCGGGCGT encodes:
- a CDS encoding methylmalonyl-CoA mutase, which encodes MYDRKKMGSASQRRKRWEKETLSPVLGKSPERLSRFSTVSDEEIAPLYGPDDLGTFDYLKDLSFPGEYPYTRGVQPSMYRGRLWTMRQFAGYGSAEDTNARFRYLLKEGQTGLSTAFHFPTLMGYDSDHPRARGEVGVCGVAVDSLKDMEILFHRIPLDRVTTSMTINAPAAILLAMYIAVAEKQGVSPKKIGGTIQNDILKEYIAQHSWIFPPDPSMRIITDIMAYCADHVPRWNTISISGYHIREAGSTAVQELAFTIADGIAYVQAGIEAGIPVDKFAPRLSYFFNAHMDFFEEIAKYRAARRMWARIMRERFRAKDENSWKLRFHTQTAGVTLTAQQPFNNVVRVALQGLMGVLGGTQSLHTNSMDETLALPSEQAVTIALRTQQILAEESGVANAIDPLGGSFLVERLTNGMEEKAMAYIQKIDDLGGMVEAVKKGYPQREIIDASYHYQRLLEKGEKKVVGVNCYTMEGETPIPLLKIDPEVERKQVARTREVRRKRNGKRAGQCLDRLKDASRSTENLMPVILEAVREYVTLGEICDAFRETLGTYSDPAMF